The proteins below are encoded in one region of Chitinophagales bacterium:
- a CDS encoding NADH-quinone oxidoreductase subunit J, which produces MTASQIIFYLIAAFMLGTGLLAVTTRKVFRAAIWLLFSLIGIAALYFWMEVEFIAAVQIIVYVGGIVVLIIFSIFLTQHAGTEMSKPTLTRSVAAACAALSGFALTYLLIVQHGFTSSGKSFGWNMGMIGTQMLDTGSNGFALPFEVVSILLLAAMVGCIVIAIKSKRKPVSQESVT; this is translated from the coding sequence ATGACTGCATCACAAATCATCTTTTACCTGATCGCTGCTTTTATGCTGGGTACCGGATTACTGGCCGTCACCACGCGTAAAGTTTTTCGAGCTGCCATCTGGTTGCTTTTTTCTTTGATTGGTATAGCGGCGCTCTATTTCTGGATGGAGGTGGAGTTTATTGCAGCGGTTCAGATCATCGTGTATGTCGGCGGCATTGTTGTGCTGATTATTTTTTCAATTTTTCTGACACAGCATGCCGGCACAGAAATGAGTAAGCCAACCCTTACAAGATCGGTTGCCGCAGCGTGTGCTGCATTGTCGGGTTTTGCATTAACCTACCTGCTTATTGTGCAGCACGGGTTCACCAGCTCCGGTAAAAGTTTCGGCTGGAATATGGGAATGATCGGCACACAGATGCTGGATACAGGCAGCAATGGTTTCGCATTACCATTTGAAGTGGTGAGTATACTGTTGCTTGCTGCCATGGTGGGTTGTATTGTGATTGCAATAAAAAGCAAACGCAAACCCGTCAGTCAGGAATCAGTGACATGA
- a CDS encoding 4Fe-4S binding protein: protein MRMTGYYFFHPRKEVITQLYPETPPQLPERFKGEVVMLHDGNNEHACTGCTACELACPNGTIKIITKFETGADGKKKKALDTFVYHLELCTMCNLCIVACPTDAIKMAQTFEHSVFDRNKLIRKLNRPGSKIRAGIE, encoded by the coding sequence ATGCGGATGACAGGTTACTATTTTTTTCACCCAAGGAAAGAAGTCATTACGCAGCTTTACCCGGAAACACCGCCGCAGTTACCGGAACGGTTTAAAGGCGAAGTGGTCATGCTGCATGATGGCAACAACGAACATGCCTGCACCGGATGCACAGCCTGCGAACTCGCCTGTCCCAACGGAACCATTAAGATCATCACTAAATTTGAAACAGGCGCCGATGGCAAAAAGAAGAAGGCGCTCGACACGTTCGTCTATCACCTTGAGTTATGTACGATGTGTAATTTGTGCATTGTGGCTTGCCCGACCGACGCTATAAAAATGGCGCAGACCTTCGAGCACAGTGTTTTCGACAGGAATAAATTAATAAGGAAACTTAACCGGCCCGGATCAAAAATAAGAGCCGGCATCGAGTAA
- the nuoH gene encoding NADH-quinone oxidoreductase subunit NuoH, with protein sequence MWSFEGITNWVNNWLNATFHPVVALLIQFVLVGLMAILLFAILGLVLVYMERKVSAFMQIRLGPNRVGPQGIFQTLADTLKLVMKEGLTPAGADKFLFNLAPYVVMIVAMLILAPMAFAKGFQMWDINIGVLYISAVSSISVIGILMAGWASNNKYSLLGAMRSGAQIVSYELSAGLAVLSIVILTGSLSISDIIASQQNGWWIFKGHIPAVISFVIFMIAVTAETNRAPFDLAEAESELTAGFHTEYSGMKFALFFLAEYVNIFIVCGIGATLFFGGWMPFHIGHWDAFNRIMDYIPSSLWFFGKTFFLIFLIMWFRWTFPRLRIDQLLNLEWKYLLPISMFNLLLMTFIAIMGWYF encoded by the coding sequence ATCCGGTTGTCGCATTATTGATTCAGTTTGTGCTGGTAGGCTTGATGGCCATCCTGTTGTTTGCCATCCTGGGATTGGTGCTTGTTTACATGGAAAGAAAAGTTTCTGCTTTCATGCAGATCCGCTTAGGCCCCAACAGGGTTGGGCCGCAGGGAATTTTTCAGACACTGGCCGACACGTTAAAGCTTGTGATGAAAGAAGGTCTCACGCCTGCAGGCGCCGACAAATTTTTGTTTAATCTCGCGCCATACGTCGTGATGATAGTTGCCATGCTGATTCTTGCGCCGATGGCCTTCGCAAAGGGATTTCAGATGTGGGATATCAATATCGGCGTGCTCTACATATCTGCCGTTTCCTCCATTTCAGTTATTGGCATACTGATGGCAGGCTGGGCAAGCAACAACAAATATTCTTTGCTCGGTGCCATGCGGAGCGGTGCACAGATTGTCAGCTATGAGCTGTCGGCAGGGTTGGCCGTATTGTCCATCGTTATCCTTACTGGAAGCCTGAGTATATCCGACATCATTGCATCGCAGCAAAACGGATGGTGGATTTTTAAAGGACACATTCCCGCCGTCATCTCCTTCGTGATTTTCATGATTGCCGTTACGGCAGAAACCAACCGGGCTCCTTTCGACCTGGCAGAGGCCGAGTCCGAACTTACCGCCGGTTTTCACACAGAATACTCAGGCATGAAGTTCGCTTTGTTTTTCCTGGCGGAATATGTCAATATTTTCATCGTATGCGGTATCGGCGCAACACTTTTTTTCGGAGGATGGATGCCCTTTCATATCGGCCACTGGGATGCCTTTAACCGCATCATGGATTACATTCCCTCCTCACTCTGGTTCTTTGGGAAAACATTCTTTCTCATTTTCCTCATCATGTGGTTCCGCTGGACTTTCCCGCGGCTGCGCATTGATCAGTTGTTGAATCTTGAATGGAAATATCTCCTGCCTATCTCCATGTTTAATCTGTTGCTGATGACTTTCATCGCCATTATGGGATGGTATTTCTGA